DNA sequence from the Neochlamydia sp. AcF84 genome:
CTGAAGTTAAAGATCATCCTTGGATGGTAGGTGTACAATTCCATCCTGAATTTAAATCTAAACCTACCCAAGCGCATCCCCTATTTAAATCTTTTGTACAAGCCATGATTGATTATCAGGCCAAAAAATGAGCGGCGTCCAAATAGAAAAGCCTTCGATCACTCGCATCGCAGCTTTAGACTACGGATTAGCACGCATAGGCATCGCTGTTTCCGATGAAACTAAAACGATTGCACTACCTTTTATGACGCTTAGCTGCGAAAAAAAAACAAGCGATACTGCTAAAAAGCTGGTTTTACTTTTAGAAGAGCATCAAAAAGCTAACCATTACACTCTGCTCGAACTAGTTATAGGGCTGCCCCTCTTAATGAATGGAACAAGAGGTTATCTGGCAGATGAGACTCAATATTTTATAAGCCTATTGAAAAATTTACTTTCTATTCCTGTAGTTTCTTGGGATGAACGGCTTACATCTGTTCAAGCCGAACGTACGATGAAAGAAGGGAAGCTAAATCGCAAAAAACGTGCTAAATCTGTTGACAATGTTGCGGCTATCATTATCCTACAAAATTATCTTGATCATTTGAAATTACGTCATGGTGGGACATATGATTTCTAACACTCAATATTGGCTAATGAAAACCGAACCTTCAGTTTTTTCTATCGATGATTTACAACGCGAAGGATTTTCTGAATGGGAGGGTGTACGAAATTTCCAAGCCCGCAATTTTATGCGCGATAGGATGAAAGAGGGTGATTTGGTGCTTTTTTATCATTCCAATGCAAAGCCCTCAGGTATAGTAGGTATTTGCCGAATATGCCGGGAAGCTCATGCTGATTTTACTGCGTGGGATAAAGATAGCCCTTATTATGATCCCCAAGCTACCCCCGATCATCCTATTTGGATGATGGTAGAAGTAGAGTTTGTAAAGAAATTTTCCCAAGTTATTGCTCTAGCTAATTTAAGAAAATACCCTCAGCTTGAAGGGCTAAAGATCTTAGAGAAAGGCTCCCGTTTATCAATCACCCCTGTGGAGAAGAAACATTTTGAATTTATTGAATCGCTGGGGCAATTAAGGGTTGAATCAGATCA
Encoded proteins:
- the ruvX gene encoding Holliday junction resolvase RuvX — protein: MSGVQIEKPSITRIAALDYGLARIGIAVSDETKTIALPFMTLSCEKKTSDTAKKLVLLLEEHQKANHYTLLELVIGLPLLMNGTRGYLADETQYFISLLKNLLSIPVVSWDERLTSVQAERTMKEGKLNRKKRAKSVDNVAAIIILQNYLDHLKLRHGGTYDF
- a CDS encoding EVE domain-containing protein is translated as MISNTQYWLMKTEPSVFSIDDLQREGFSEWEGVRNFQARNFMRDRMKEGDLVLFYHSNAKPSGIVGICRICREAHADFTAWDKDSPYYDPQATPDHPIWMMVEVEFVKKFSQVIALANLRKYPQLEGLKILEKGSRLSITPVEKKHFEFIESLGQLRVESDQNICSSQAQPTQPT